From the genome of Cellvibrio japonicus Ueda107, one region includes:
- a CDS encoding zinc ribbon domain-containing protein, with amino-acid sequence MPVYDYKCADHGLFYELASMEDSNKPMACPNCGKPCARVIMLAPEFLAMKQELRAAHTRNETAQHAPVLSTPDYRAEQQARREHKHGKGCGCGDKPIRKSNLIYTAEGNKMFPSMRPWMISH; translated from the coding sequence ATGCCTGTCTACGACTACAAGTGTGCTGACCATGGTTTATTTTATGAATTGGCCTCGATGGAGGATTCCAATAAGCCTATGGCGTGCCCGAACTGTGGCAAACCCTGTGCCCGCGTCATTATGCTGGCCCCGGAGTTCCTGGCCATGAAACAGGAATTGCGCGCAGCCCATACGCGCAATGAAACGGCACAGCATGCGCCGGTATTGTCGACACCGGATTATCGCGCCGAGCAACAAGCGCGGCGCGAACACAAACATGGGAAGGGTTGTGGTTGCGGTGATAAACCTATCCGTAAATCCAACCTGATTTACACAGCCGAAGGCAATAAAATGTTTCCGTCCATGCGGCCCTGGATGATTAGTCATTAA
- the fmdA gene encoding formamidase, protein MAETIIKIDLKKSPYENPMIHNRWHPDIPMAATVKPGDDFIIECYDWTGGQIANNDSADDVRDVDLSQVHFLSGPVGVEGAEPGDLLVVDILDIGAFQESLWGFNGFFSKKNGGGFLTEHFPEAQKSIWDINGMFTKSRHVPNVEFAGLIHPGLIGCLPSKEMLQEWNKREKELYDTEPDRVPALATLPYADTAHMGKMAADSAKSAAAEAARTVPPREHGGNCDIKDLSRGSKIYFPVYVKGGGLSVGDLHFSQGDGEITFCGAIEMAGWIHLRVSLIKDGMAKYGIKNPIFKPSPMAPKYDDYLIFEGISVDEYGEQHYLDVHVAYRQACLNAIEYLTKFGYSKAQAYAILGCAPVQGHISGVVDIPNACATLWLPTDIFDFDVNPSAEGPTRKVTPGMDVPLSPDKS, encoded by the coding sequence ATGGCTGAAACAATTATCAAAATAGATTTGAAAAAATCGCCTTACGAAAATCCTATGATTCACAACCGCTGGCATCCGGATATTCCCATGGCTGCAACGGTGAAACCCGGTGATGATTTTATTATCGAGTGCTACGACTGGACGGGCGGCCAGATTGCCAATAATGATTCGGCGGACGACGTGCGCGATGTGGATTTGTCTCAGGTGCATTTCCTGTCGGGCCCTGTCGGTGTGGAGGGAGCGGAGCCGGGTGATTTGCTGGTGGTGGATATCCTCGATATTGGTGCCTTCCAGGAAAGCCTGTGGGGCTTTAACGGTTTCTTTTCCAAGAAGAATGGCGGCGGCTTCCTGACTGAACATTTTCCTGAAGCGCAAAAATCCATCTGGGATATTAACGGGATGTTTACCAAATCCCGCCATGTGCCCAATGTGGAATTTGCCGGATTGATCCACCCCGGACTGATTGGTTGCCTGCCTTCCAAGGAGATGTTGCAGGAGTGGAACAAACGCGAAAAAGAACTCTACGATACCGAGCCTGATCGCGTACCGGCGCTGGCGACCTTGCCCTATGCCGATACCGCACACATGGGCAAGATGGCAGCTGACTCAGCCAAGTCCGCTGCCGCGGAAGCAGCGCGCACCGTGCCGCCGCGCGAACATGGCGGTAACTGCGACATTAAGGATTTATCGCGCGGTTCCAAAATTTATTTCCCGGTCTATGTCAAAGGCGGTGGCTTGTCTGTCGGCGATTTGCACTTTAGCCAGGGCGATGGCGAGATCACCTTCTGCGGCGCTATCGAAATGGCCGGTTGGATTCATTTGCGCGTGAGCCTGATCAAAGACGGTATGGCCAAGTACGGGATTAAAAACCCGATTTTCAAACCCAGTCCTATGGCACCCAAGTATGACGATTACCTGATCTTCGAAGGGATTTCTGTGGATGAATATGGCGAGCAACATTACCTGGATGTACATGTGGCCTATCGCCAGGCGTGCCTGAATGCCATCGAGTATTTAACCAAGTTTGGTTACTCAAAAGCCCAGGCTTACGCGATCCTCGGTTGCGCGCCGGTGCAGGGGCATATTTCGGGAGTGGTGGATATTCCCAATGCCTGCGCCACCCTGTGGTTGCCGACGGATATCTTTGATTTCGATGTGAATCCCAGTGCAGAGGGGCCGACCAGGAAAGTAACTCCGGGCATGGATGTCCCTCTCTCGCCAGACAAGTCATAA
- a CDS encoding TetR/AcrR family transcriptional regulator, translated as MATERNAEQTRTRILEAASEEIYLNGYQGMRIEAILQKTNLAKGALYHHFPNKLALGYAVVEEILMRDFQNTWNSFIAEERDPLTAMQKLFAWKTEHLQEEAEFNGCPVNNLTQEMCALDQGFQQRLKNLVETVIGAVTAALAKGQEDGFVRRDLNPRQTALFMHCCYQGIMGTAKCMQSTDMLPELFASLSAYVDELRARPCCDSH; from the coding sequence ATGGCCACTGAACGCAACGCTGAACAAACCCGCACCCGTATCCTGGAAGCTGCCAGTGAGGAGATTTATCTCAACGGCTACCAGGGTATGCGCATCGAAGCCATCCTGCAGAAAACCAACCTCGCCAAAGGCGCCCTCTACCATCACTTCCCCAACAAGCTGGCGCTGGGATATGCCGTGGTGGAAGAAATCCTGATGCGCGACTTCCAAAACACCTGGAACAGCTTTATCGCCGAAGAGCGCGACCCGCTCACGGCCATGCAAAAATTATTTGCGTGGAAAACCGAACATTTACAGGAAGAAGCTGAATTTAATGGTTGCCCGGTCAATAACCTGACCCAGGAAATGTGCGCGTTGGACCAAGGTTTCCAGCAGCGGCTGAAAAACCTGGTAGAAACAGTTATCGGTGCCGTAACCGCTGCCCTCGCCAAGGGCCAGGAAGATGGCTTTGTGCGCCGCGATCTCAACCCGCGCCAAACAGCCCTGTTCATGCACTGTTGCTACCAGGGCATTATGGGAACAGCCAAGTGCATGCAGTCTACGGATATGCTCCCCGAATTATTTGCCAGCCTCAGCGCCTATGTGGACGAGCTGCGCGCCCGCCCCTGCTGCGATTCCCATTAA
- a CDS encoding type 1 glutamine amidotransferase: protein MRIQSLQHVPFEDIGSMAQDFDARSYPVFTTHWYRGDPVPALDSFDALIVMGGPMGIYDEAIHPWLAEEKKLIREAIQAGKVVLGICLGAQLIADVLGGPVTRNPHKEIGWFPLSLVPGAEQNPVALVLERYPEVFHWHGDTFAIPPGAQWLARSQACAHQAFCYGDKVWGFQFHLETTLASASALVENCADDLDGSTYSQDAASLLGNTERFERINQAMSEVINIIFAGR, encoded by the coding sequence ATGCGTATCCAGTCGTTACAGCATGTCCCCTTTGAAGATATCGGCAGTATGGCGCAGGATTTTGACGCACGTAGCTATCCGGTGTTTACGACCCATTGGTATCGCGGAGACCCGGTGCCTGCACTGGATAGCTTCGATGCACTGATCGTTATGGGCGGCCCCATGGGAATTTACGATGAGGCTATCCACCCCTGGCTGGCCGAGGAGAAAAAACTGATCAGGGAGGCGATCCAGGCGGGTAAGGTTGTGCTGGGAATCTGCCTGGGCGCACAGTTGATTGCCGATGTGCTGGGCGGCCCGGTTACACGCAATCCCCATAAGGAGATCGGCTGGTTTCCACTCAGCCTGGTGCCCGGTGCTGAACAAAACCCGGTTGCCCTGGTACTGGAGCGCTACCCGGAGGTCTTCCATTGGCACGGTGATACCTTTGCAATTCCCCCCGGCGCCCAATGGCTGGCACGCAGCCAGGCCTGTGCCCACCAGGCGTTCTGCTACGGCGATAAGGTGTGGGGCTTCCAATTCCACCTGGAGACAACACTGGCGTCTGCCAGCGCCCTGGTTGAAAACTGCGCGGATGACCTGGACGGCTCCACTTATAGCCAGGACGCTGCCAGCCTACTCGGTAACACCGAGCGCTTTGAGCGAATCAACCAGGCCATGAGCGAGGTCATCAACATTATCTTTGCAGGCCGTTAA
- a CDS encoding VIT1/CCC1 transporter family protein yields the protein MRHHEIHTSQRLGWLRASVLGANDGIISTASLMMGMVAAGTSASSVLLTGVAGLVAGAMSMAAGEYVSVHSQADTEKADIRREIRELEEDLDAEHRELEEIYVARGLTRNLAKEVARQMMAHDALAAHARDELGITEHSSARPLEAALASAASFALGATIPLLVVMFAPIQWMQGVLLGVSLVALACLGGLAARVGRASVLQGALRVCFWGAAAMGLTALVGHFFSVSA from the coding sequence ATGCGACACCATGAGATACATACGTCACAGCGGTTGGGTTGGTTGCGTGCCTCTGTGTTGGGGGCGAACGATGGCATTATTTCTACGGCCAGCCTGATGATGGGGATGGTCGCGGCGGGAACCTCGGCATCCTCGGTATTGTTGACCGGGGTTGCCGGTTTGGTGGCGGGTGCCATGAGTATGGCCGCGGGGGAATATGTATCCGTACACTCCCAGGCCGATACCGAGAAGGCGGATATCCGCCGGGAAATTCGCGAACTGGAAGAGGACCTGGATGCGGAGCACCGGGAGCTGGAGGAAATTTATGTCGCACGGGGGCTAACCCGTAATCTGGCGAAAGAGGTGGCGCGCCAGATGATGGCTCACGATGCCCTGGCGGCCCATGCCCGCGATGAACTGGGAATTACCGAGCATTCCTCTGCCCGCCCGCTGGAAGCGGCATTGGCTTCGGCTGCCAGCTTTGCCCTGGGGGCGACAATCCCCTTGCTGGTGGTGATGTTTGCGCCTATCCAATGGATGCAGGGGGTTTTGTTAGGTGTGTCCCTGGTGGCTTTGGCATGTTTGGGGGGCTTGGCGGCGCGGGTAGGGCGGGCATCGGTATTACAGGGAGCCTTGCGGGTTTGTTTCTGGGGCGCCGCCGCCATGGGGCTGACGGCGCTGGTGGGGCATTTCTTTAGTGTATCTGCCTAG